One genomic window of Cupriavidus malaysiensis includes the following:
- a CDS encoding DUF2855 family protein, producing MTAGMATETMVQAPAHRDAHRDAHRDAQTDGQLEVTRLLTRKDALNESRLEAAQEPAGAAAGEVLLRLDRFALTTNNITYAAFGEAMQYWQFFPTGQAGWGQMPVWGFADVVASGVPGIEAGERFYGYFPIASHVRMQPERVTPRGFYDASAHRRTLTSAYNQYTRVSQDAAYRRELEDYQMLYRPLFLTSFMLADFLADNGFFGATRLLFSSASSKTAYGTAFCLRGQAGLALHALTSPRHRGFVAGLGCYGAVSDYAALESIDTATPTLYVDFSGDEALRERVHRHLGDALVYDCFAGSAQNTGFLREAALPGPAPAFFFAPVQIRKRNADWGPEEVNRRFHAAQQQFIDHAREPAHGWLTLVREQGFAAARERIASLAEGRAEPREGYVVRLGG from the coding sequence ATGACGGCAGGCATGGCAACGGAGACGATGGTGCAGGCGCCCGCGCACAGGGATGCGCACAGGGATGCGCACAGGGACGCGCAGACGGACGGTCAGCTCGAGGTGACGCGGCTGCTCACGCGCAAGGATGCCTTAAACGAGAGCCGGCTGGAAGCCGCGCAAGAGCCCGCCGGCGCGGCCGCGGGCGAGGTCCTGCTGAGGCTGGACCGCTTCGCCCTGACCACCAACAACATCACCTATGCCGCCTTCGGCGAGGCCATGCAGTACTGGCAGTTCTTCCCCACCGGCCAGGCCGGCTGGGGCCAGATGCCGGTCTGGGGCTTCGCCGACGTGGTCGCCTCGGGCGTGCCGGGCATCGAGGCCGGAGAGCGCTTCTACGGCTACTTCCCCATCGCCAGCCACGTGCGCATGCAGCCCGAGCGGGTCACGCCGCGCGGCTTCTACGACGCCAGCGCGCACCGCCGCACGCTGACCTCGGCCTACAACCAGTACACCCGGGTCAGCCAGGATGCCGCCTACCGGCGCGAGCTGGAGGACTACCAGATGCTGTACCGCCCGCTCTTCCTCACCTCCTTCATGCTGGCCGACTTCCTCGCCGACAACGGCTTCTTCGGCGCCACCCGGCTGCTGTTCTCCAGCGCCTCCAGCAAGACCGCCTACGGCACCGCCTTCTGCCTGCGCGGACAGGCCGGCCTCGCGCTGCACGCGCTGACCTCGCCGCGCCACCGCGGCTTCGTCGCCGGCCTGGGCTGCTACGGCGCGGTGAGCGACTATGCCGCGCTCGAATCGATCGATACCGCCACGCCCACGCTCTACGTCGACTTCTCCGGCGACGAAGCCCTGCGCGAACGCGTGCACCGCCACCTCGGCGATGCGCTGGTCTACGACTGCTTCGCCGGCTCGGCGCAGAACACCGGCTTTCTGCGCGAGGCTGCCTTGCCGGGACCGGCACCGGCGTTCTTCTTCGCCCCCGTGCAGATCCGCAAGCGCAACGCGGACTGGGGGCCGGAGGAGGTCAACCGGCGTTTCCATGCGGCACAGCAGCAATTCATCGACCATGCCAGGGAACCCGCCCACGGCTGGCTCACGCTGGTGCGCGAGCAAGGCTTCGCGGCCGCGCGCGAGCGCATCGCCAGCCTGGCCGAAGGGCGCGCGGAGCCGCGCGAAGGCTATGTGGTGCGGCTCGGCGGCTGA
- a CDS encoding TetR/AcrR family transcriptional regulator, with protein sequence MTRLYRRAGRAGFGNAAATDGAAARPARPLKRPSQQRARFTVAAIYEAFVRIWQARGWAGVTTRAVALEAGCSVGTLYEYFPNKEALLSGFVRHAIERLLARIEDEAAHAPAADWRERVGRLVRLCCSAEDGAWTAYDRDMMALEARIAEPKHHQRFFEELCAAWLRVLAACPDLPRQPDAAVVASLAQAVWGARRYRLLLAPVPPASDWALQMERFCVLALEQACGIGAGPPPGPHPGPHPRPQ encoded by the coding sequence ATGACTCGACTGTATCGCCGCGCCGGCCGCGCCGGGTTCGGAAACGCCGCGGCCACGGACGGCGCGGCCGCACGCCCGGCCAGGCCGCTCAAGCGGCCGTCCCAGCAGCGCGCGCGCTTCACCGTGGCGGCCATCTACGAGGCCTTTGTTCGGATCTGGCAGGCGCGCGGCTGGGCCGGCGTGACCACGCGCGCGGTGGCGCTGGAGGCGGGGTGCTCGGTGGGCACCTTGTACGAATACTTCCCCAACAAGGAAGCCCTGCTGTCGGGTTTCGTGCGCCATGCCATCGAGCGGCTGCTGGCGCGCATCGAGGACGAGGCGGCGCACGCGCCGGCCGCGGACTGGCGCGAACGGGTGGGGCGCCTGGTGCGCTTGTGCTGCAGCGCGGAGGACGGCGCCTGGACCGCCTACGACCGCGACATGATGGCGCTCGAGGCGCGCATCGCCGAGCCCAAGCACCACCAGCGCTTCTTCGAGGAGCTGTGCGCGGCGTGGCTGCGGGTGCTGGCCGCCTGCCCGGACCTGCCGCGCCAGCCGGACGCGGCCGTGGTGGCCAGCCTGGCGCAGGCCGTCTGGGGCGCGCGCCGCTACCGCCTGCTGCTGGCGCCGGTGCCGCCGGCCAGCGACTGGGCGCTGCAGATGGAGCGCTTCTGTGTACTGGCGCTGGAGCAGGCCTGCGGCATTGGTGCCGGGCCACCCCCCGGGCCACACCCCGGGCCGCACCCCAGGCCGCAATGA
- a CDS encoding CBS domain-containing protein, which produces MKTARQVLEAKSSQAIFSIQPGATVYSALQLMAEKGIGALLVMEYGKIVGILSERDYARKVILMQRTSRDTLVREIMTTAVIYVRGDQSTDECMALMTEHRLRHLPVMQGEDLIGMLSIGDLVKDIISEQRFIIEQLEHYITGTHS; this is translated from the coding sequence ATGAAAACCGCACGACAGGTTCTGGAAGCGAAGTCCAGCCAGGCGATCTTCAGCATCCAGCCGGGGGCCACGGTCTATTCGGCGCTGCAGCTCATGGCGGAGAAGGGTATCGGCGCACTGCTGGTGATGGAGTACGGCAAGATCGTCGGCATCCTCAGCGAGCGCGATTACGCGCGCAAGGTGATCCTGATGCAGCGCACCTCGCGCGATACGCTGGTGCGCGAGATCATGACCACGGCCGTGATCTACGTGCGCGGCGACCAGAGCACCGACGAGTGCATGGCGCTGATGACCGAGCACCGGCTGCGCCACCTGCCGGTGATGCAGGGCGAGGACCTGATCGGCATGCTGTCGATCGGTGACCTGGTCAAGGACATCATCTCCGAACAGCGCTTCATCATCGAGCAACTCGAGCACTACATCACGGGGACGCATAGCTGA
- a CDS encoding aromatic ring-hydroxylating oxygenase subunit alpha, with protein sequence MSAHPQDRPQDHPQAAPQHAAVAAGQDATGPEHDQWHPVLALEHADGDGPYPVRLLERDLVLWRNADGWHAWDDRCPHRGAAFTLGRVQDGLLRCGYHGWRFESSGRCTRYPAHPGLVPAPRACAVTHAVREAYGLLWVRLARAGDGAAPPPALPPFPESGAAGCRQVIAGPYDVATSAPRLVENFLDMAHFGYVHDGYLGDPEHTEVPPYEVEASGDPRAPDALRTIGCRAWQPRSHASAEGGAMVEYEYRVVAPYTAVLTKVPDLGDDHRAAIALFICPREPEASRVWFVMSLVSEDDDASLRAFQDTIFLQDQPIVESQRPRRLPLATGVEVPQPADRMASAYRRYLAAHGVRFGTLP encoded by the coding sequence ATGAGCGCACACCCGCAAGACCGTCCGCAAGACCACCCCCAAGCCGCCCCGCAACATGCCGCGGTGGCGGCCGGCCAGGACGCCACCGGCCCGGAACACGATCAGTGGCACCCCGTCCTCGCGCTGGAGCACGCCGATGGCGACGGCCCCTATCCCGTGCGCCTGCTCGAGCGCGACCTGGTGCTGTGGCGCAATGCCGATGGCTGGCATGCCTGGGACGACCGCTGCCCGCACCGCGGCGCCGCCTTCACGCTGGGCCGGGTACAGGACGGCCTGCTGCGCTGCGGCTACCATGGCTGGCGCTTCGAGAGCAGCGGGCGCTGCACGCGCTATCCCGCCCATCCCGGACTGGTGCCCGCCCCGCGCGCCTGCGCCGTCACCCATGCGGTGCGCGAGGCCTACGGCCTGCTGTGGGTGCGCCTGGCCCGCGCCGGCGACGGCGCAGCGCCGCCCCCCGCGCTGCCGCCCTTTCCCGAATCCGGCGCAGCGGGCTGCCGGCAGGTCATCGCCGGACCCTACGATGTCGCCACCTCGGCCCCGCGCCTGGTGGAGAACTTCCTCGACATGGCCCACTTCGGCTACGTCCATGACGGCTACCTCGGCGATCCCGAGCACACCGAGGTGCCGCCCTACGAGGTCGAGGCCAGCGGCGACCCGCGCGCGCCCGACGCGCTGCGCACCATCGGCTGCCGCGCCTGGCAGCCGCGCTCGCATGCCAGCGCCGAGGGCGGCGCCATGGTCGAGTACGAATACCGCGTGGTGGCGCCCTATACCGCCGTGCTGACCAAGGTGCCCGACCTCGGCGACGACCACCGCGCCGCCATTGCGCTGTTCATCTGCCCGCGCGAGCCGGAGGCCAGCCGCGTGTGGTTCGTCATGTCGCTGGTCAGCGAGGACGACGACGCCAGCCTGCGCGCCTTCCAGGACACCATCTTCCTGCAGGACCAGCCCATCGTGGAATCGCAGCGGCCGCGCCGCCTGCCGCTGGCCACCGGCGTGGAAGTGCCGCAGCCGGCCGACCGCATGGCGAGCGCCTACCGGCGCTACCTGGCGGCGCACGGGGTGCGCTTCGGCACGCTGCCCTGA
- a CDS encoding BMP family ABC transporter substrate-binding protein encodes MTLTRRRLLQWSAALAAAPLAACGRKEDVPAAAPASASAAEAASAPAAAAAVTGKPLEIGFVYLGPVGDAGWTYAHERGRQALIEAFGDRIRTTYVENVPESGAEAERVFLDLASQGKQLIFGTSFGYMEPMLKIARQFPEVRFEHATGYKTASNLGVYAGRMHEPAFLAGVIAGQMTRSNVLGFVGAVPIPEVIRNINAFTLGARAVNPKAVVKVVWVNKWFDPGREREAAEALAAQHADVLIQNTDSPAVLQYAEEKGLRAFGWDSDMSRFGPRAHLASAVFNWGVYYKQTVGDLLAGRWQPATTWWGIKQEMNDLVSLDDKLPAAVRASLASHRQAIVAQGNAAIFRGPLQDNTGKTVLAAGASADDAALLAMNYYVAGVEGRIPS; translated from the coding sequence ATGACGCTCACCCGCCGCCGCCTGCTGCAATGGTCCGCCGCGCTGGCCGCCGCCCCCCTCGCCGCCTGCGGCCGCAAGGAAGACGTGCCCGCCGCGGCGCCCGCCTCCGCCTCCGCCGCCGAGGCCGCGTCCGCGCCTGCTGCCGCGGCCGCCGTCACCGGCAAGCCGCTGGAGATCGGCTTCGTCTACCTCGGCCCGGTCGGCGATGCCGGCTGGACCTATGCCCACGAGCGCGGACGCCAGGCCCTGATCGAGGCCTTCGGCGACCGTATCCGCACCACTTACGTGGAAAACGTGCCCGAAAGCGGTGCCGAGGCCGAGCGCGTCTTCCTCGATCTCGCCAGCCAGGGCAAGCAACTGATCTTCGGCACCAGCTTCGGCTACATGGAACCGATGCTGAAGATCGCCAGGCAATTCCCCGAGGTGCGCTTCGAGCACGCCACCGGCTACAAGACCGCGTCCAATCTGGGCGTCTACGCCGGCCGCATGCACGAGCCGGCCTTCCTGGCCGGGGTCATCGCCGGCCAGATGACGCGCAGCAACGTGCTGGGCTTCGTCGGCGCGGTGCCCATCCCGGAAGTGATCCGCAATATCAATGCCTTCACGCTGGGCGCGCGCGCCGTCAACCCGAAGGCGGTGGTCAAGGTGGTCTGGGTCAACAAGTGGTTCGACCCCGGCAGGGAGCGCGAGGCGGCGGAAGCGCTGGCCGCCCAGCACGCCGATGTGCTGATCCAGAACACCGATTCGCCGGCCGTGCTGCAGTACGCCGAGGAAAAGGGCCTGCGCGCCTTCGGCTGGGACTCCGACATGTCGCGCTTCGGGCCCAGGGCGCACCTGGCCTCGGCGGTCTTCAACTGGGGCGTCTATTACAAGCAGACCGTGGGCGACCTGCTGGCGGGCCGCTGGCAGCCCGCCACCACCTGGTGGGGCATCAAGCAGGAGATGAACGACCTGGTCTCGCTCGACGACAAGCTGCCGGCCGCGGTCCGCGCCAGCCTGGCCAGCCATCGCCAGGCCATCGTCGCGCAGGGCAATGCCGCCATCTTCCGCGGCCCGCTGCAGGACAACACCGGCAAGACCGTGCTCGCCGCGGGCGCCAGCGCCGACGACGCGGCCTTGCTGGCGATGAACTATTACGTGGCCGGCGTCGAAGGCAGGATCCCGTCATGA
- a CDS encoding MDR family MFS transporter: MRVIGGIVLCILLAALDQTVVIPAVPAIAADLNGFGHLSWIVTAYLIVSTVTTPLYGKLSDHFGRRRLLLAAIALFMLASVACAMAQSLGQLILFRALQGVGGGGLMSLAQAAIADVVAPRQRGRYQGYLATVWAVASIAGPLVGGWVSDHMSWRWLFWINVPLGLLAMLMCHRGLARLALPRAGGRLRVDWLGAMLLTVAIVTFLLAMSWGGDLFDWLSPEMGGLALATLAALAALAWQERRAADPMLPPRLFANRAYVLGAAASALAALDIFLCIFALPLQFQLVRGADASLSGLLVVPFLLATVAGNFIVAWLAPRLGRLRGLLVAGLAAAVVGLAVLAVVPATIPLPVVLLAMVVAGVGLGVAMVGTLMNVQNALERRDMGAGTGALLVLRSLGSAFGGALAGTLLTLEFRRAQAAAGLPAELDLGALRHGSEALAQLAPAVRDALGAGVASGFHLIFAAGAAAALLALLIARRGPDVELRSSVTEHAATLAME, translated from the coding sequence ATGCGCGTGATCGGCGGCATCGTGCTGTGCATCCTGCTGGCCGCCCTCGACCAGACCGTGGTGATCCCGGCGGTGCCGGCGATCGCCGCCGACCTCAACGGTTTCGGCCACCTGTCGTGGATCGTGACCGCCTACCTGATCGTGTCGACGGTGACCACGCCGCTGTACGGCAAGCTGTCCGACCATTTCGGCCGGCGCCGCCTGCTGCTGGCGGCGATCGCCCTGTTCATGCTGGCCTCGGTGGCCTGCGCCATGGCGCAGTCGCTGGGACAGCTGATCCTGTTCCGCGCGCTGCAGGGCGTGGGCGGCGGCGGCCTGATGTCGCTGGCGCAGGCGGCCATCGCCGACGTGGTGGCGCCGCGCCAGCGCGGCCGCTACCAGGGCTACCTGGCCACGGTGTGGGCGGTGGCGTCGATCGCCGGGCCGCTGGTGGGCGGCTGGGTGTCGGACCATATGTCCTGGCGCTGGCTGTTCTGGATCAACGTGCCGCTCGGCCTGCTGGCCATGCTGATGTGCCACCGGGGCCTGGCGCGGCTGGCGCTGCCGCGCGCCGGCGGCCGGCTGCGCGTCGACTGGCTGGGTGCCATGCTGCTGACGGTGGCCATCGTCACCTTCCTGCTCGCCATGAGCTGGGGCGGCGACCTGTTCGACTGGCTGTCGCCGGAAATGGGCGGGCTCGCCCTGGCCACGCTGGCGGCGCTGGCGGCCCTGGCCTGGCAGGAGCGCCGCGCCGCCGATCCGATGCTGCCGCCGCGGCTGTTCGCCAACCGTGCCTACGTGCTGGGCGCGGCGGCTTCGGCGCTGGCCGCCCTCGACATCTTCCTGTGCATCTTCGCCCTGCCGCTGCAGTTCCAGCTGGTGCGCGGCGCCGACGCCTCGCTGTCCGGCCTGCTGGTGGTGCCCTTCCTGCTGGCGACGGTGGCCGGCAATTTCATCGTGGCCTGGCTGGCGCCGCGCCTGGGCCGCCTGCGCGGCCTGCTGGTGGCGGGCCTGGCCGCCGCCGTGGTGGGCCTGGCCGTGCTGGCCGTGGTGCCGGCGACGATCCCGCTGCCGGTGGTGCTGCTGGCCATGGTGGTGGCCGGTGTCGGCCTCGGCGTGGCCATGGTGGGCACGCTGATGAATGTGCAGAACGCGCTGGAGCGCCGCGACATGGGTGCCGGCACCGGCGCCCTGCTGGTGCTGCGCTCGCTCGGCAGCGCCTTCGGCGGCGCGCTGGCCGGCACGCTGCTGACGCTGGAGTTCCGCCGGGCCCAGGCCGCGGCCGGACTGCCGGCCGAACTGGACCTGGGCGCGCTGCGCCACGGCAGCGAGGCGCTGGCGCAGCTTGCGCCGGCCGTGCGCGACGCGCTCGGCGCGGGAGTGGCCTCCGGATTCCACCTGATCTTCGCCGCCGGCGCCGCCGCCGCGCTGCTGGCCCTGCTGATCGCGCGCCGCGGTCCCGACGTGGAACTGCGCAGCAGCGTGACCGAGCACGCCGCCACCCTGGCGATGGAGTGA
- a CDS encoding glutathione peroxidase has translation MHAFPLALPRARRAAPAASLPVLLGATLLALAAAALPRAAAAADQPAAAPAGARPGACPAALNFRFPRLQDEAPQDLCQYAGKVVLVVNTASYCGFTPQYEGLEALYSKYRERGLVVLGFPSNDFSQEPGSAKEIAEFCYNTYGVKFPMLGKSHVRGSEVNPMYALLAKETGTAPKWNFYKYLIDRNGRVVASFNSLTKPDEAPFVARIEQLLDASR, from the coding sequence ATGCACGCGTTCCCCCTTGCCCTGCCGCGCGCGCGCCGCGCCGCGCCCGCCGCCAGCCTGCCGGTCCTGCTCGGCGCCACCCTGCTGGCCCTGGCCGCCGCCGCGCTGCCGCGTGCGGCCGCGGCGGCGGACCAGCCCGCGGCCGCACCTGCCGGCGCCCGTCCGGGCGCCTGTCCCGCCGCCCTGAACTTCCGCTTCCCGCGCCTGCAGGACGAGGCGCCGCAGGATCTCTGCCAGTACGCCGGCAAGGTGGTGCTGGTGGTCAACACGGCCAGCTATTGCGGATTCACGCCGCAGTACGAAGGCCTGGAAGCCCTGTACAGCAAATACCGCGAGCGCGGCCTGGTGGTGCTCGGCTTCCCCTCCAACGATTTCTCGCAGGAGCCGGGCTCGGCCAAGGAGATCGCCGAGTTCTGCTACAACACCTACGGCGTCAAGTTCCCGATGCTGGGCAAGAGCCATGTGCGCGGCAGCGAGGTCAATCCGATGTATGCGCTGCTGGCCAAGGAGACCGGCACCGCGCCGAAGTGGAACTTCTACAAATACCTGATCGACCGCAACGGACGGGTGGTGGCCAGCTTCAACAGCCTGACCAAGCCCGACGAGGCGCCCTTCGTCGCCCGCATCGAGCAGTTGCTGGACGCATCGCGATAG
- a CDS encoding MBL fold metallo-hydrolase: MAITLYEADGHSCLMFADLVEEEHGEVVQTNQFLVVDHGHGALIDPGGHMTYGELYLAISRYFPPKQLDYVLASHADPDIVASVGRWLTASDSKVLISRVWARFLPHFCQAGKTAGRIVTLPDPGAAIPLGHCHLLAVPAHFLHSEGNFQFYDPVSKILFSGDLGAAMTSAAEAGTVVTDFDAHVAAMLPFHQRYMSGNRACRLWAGMARGLDIEWIVPQHGPPLRGKAMVARFIDWVGSLACGLDLLTQEHYRVPRVPGAH; this comes from the coding sequence ATGGCAATCACGCTCTACGAGGCGGACGGGCACAGCTGCCTGATGTTCGCCGACCTGGTCGAGGAGGAGCACGGCGAGGTCGTGCAGACCAACCAGTTCCTGGTGGTGGACCATGGCCACGGCGCCCTGATCGACCCTGGCGGCCACATGACCTACGGCGAGCTCTATCTCGCCATCAGCCGCTACTTCCCGCCCAAGCAGCTGGACTACGTGCTGGCCTCGCACGCCGACCCCGACATCGTCGCCTCGGTCGGGCGCTGGCTGACCGCGTCCGACAGCAAGGTGCTGATCTCGCGCGTGTGGGCCCGTTTCCTGCCGCATTTCTGCCAGGCCGGCAAGACCGCCGGGCGCATCGTCACGCTGCCCGACCCGGGCGCCGCCATCCCGCTCGGGCATTGCCACCTGCTGGCGGTGCCGGCCCACTTCCTGCATTCGGAAGGCAACTTCCAGTTCTACGACCCGGTCAGCAAGATCCTGTTCTCGGGCGACCTGGGCGCGGCCATGACCAGCGCGGCCGAGGCCGGCACCGTGGTGACCGACTTCGATGCCCACGTCGCCGCCATGCTGCCCTTCCACCAGCGCTACATGAGCGGCAACCGCGCCTGCCGGCTGTGGGCCGGGATGGCGCGCGGCCTGGACATCGAATGGATCGTGCCGCAGCACGGCCCGCCGCTGCGCGGCAAGGCGATGGTGGCGCGCTTCATCGACTGGGTGGGCTCGCTGGCCTGCGGGCTGGACCTGCTGACCCAGGAGCACTACCGGGTGCCGCGCGTGCCCGGCGCCCACTGA
- the gstA gene encoding glutathione transferase GstA: MKLYYTPGACSLATHIALREAGLPFTLARVDLATHKLAEPENGSDDFYAISPRGYVPLLQLDNGSRHTEGVALLEYVADRVPERALLPAPGTPERMEAVGWLALVATELHKVFSPWLWHKETAASTREDCKAKLALRFAELDAHLARREYLMGDTFTVADAYCFTVVNWANMLGLPLGAYPSLQAYLARVAARPKVREALVAEGLAKD; encoded by the coding sequence ATGAAGCTCTACTACACGCCCGGCGCCTGCTCGCTCGCCACTCACATCGCCCTGCGCGAGGCCGGCCTGCCCTTCACGCTGGCCCGCGTCGACCTCGCCACGCACAAGCTGGCAGAGCCCGAGAACGGCAGCGACGATTTCTATGCCATCAGCCCGCGCGGCTACGTGCCGCTGCTGCAGCTCGACAACGGCTCGCGCCACACCGAGGGCGTGGCCCTGCTCGAATACGTGGCGGACCGCGTGCCCGAGCGCGCCCTGCTGCCGGCGCCCGGCACGCCCGAGCGCATGGAGGCGGTCGGCTGGCTGGCGCTGGTGGCCACCGAGCTGCACAAGGTGTTCAGCCCCTGGCTGTGGCACAAGGAAACCGCCGCCAGCACGCGCGAGGACTGCAAGGCCAAGCTGGCGCTGCGCTTCGCCGAGCTCGACGCGCACCTGGCGCGGCGCGAATACCTGATGGGCGATACCTTCACGGTGGCCGACGCCTACTGCTTCACCGTGGTCAACTGGGCCAATATGCTCGGCCTCCCGCTGGGCGCCTATCCCTCGCTGCAGGCCTACCTGGCGCGCGTGGCGGCCCGCCCCAAGGTACGCGAGGCGCTGGTGGCCGAGGGCCTGGCCAAGGACTGA
- a CDS encoding LysR family transcriptional regulator — translation MAANSQYQLTPADLDAVLALVRGGTLAEAGRRLGVDASTVFRVLQRVEKGLGRRLFERSRAGYLATELAQQFAQHAERIEAELEAARGHAAGSAGTLSGLVRISTTDTVLHALLLPALSDFGRAHPGLRFELAATNELASLSRRDADIAVRATRQPPPHLIGRRLGPLRVAVFAARGLAEQVAPLPAQQDGAAAAPGWDAAALSALPWIGPDEALPEHPSVRWRRKHLPRVVPQYGVNSIGSLAEAVAAGLGAGVISLAIAARSPHLVALTPALEPCETDLWLLTHPESRHLRRIAAVVTHLAARIAVPE, via the coding sequence ATGGCTGCAAACTCGCAATACCAGCTGACGCCGGCCGACCTCGACGCAGTGCTCGCGCTGGTGCGCGGCGGCACGCTGGCCGAGGCCGGGCGCCGCCTCGGGGTCGACGCCTCGACCGTGTTCCGCGTGCTGCAACGGGTGGAGAAGGGGCTGGGCCGGCGCCTGTTCGAGCGCAGCCGCGCGGGCTACCTGGCCACCGAACTGGCGCAGCAGTTCGCCCAGCATGCCGAGCGCATCGAGGCCGAGCTGGAGGCCGCGCGCGGCCATGCCGCGGGCAGCGCCGGCACCTTGAGCGGCCTGGTGCGCATCTCCACCACCGACACCGTGCTGCATGCGCTGCTGCTGCCTGCGCTGAGCGATTTCGGCCGCGCCCATCCCGGCCTGCGCTTCGAGCTGGCGGCCACCAACGAACTGGCCAGCCTGAGCCGGCGCGATGCCGACATCGCCGTGCGCGCCACGCGCCAGCCGCCGCCGCACCTGATCGGCCGCCGCCTCGGCCCGCTGCGCGTGGCCGTGTTCGCCGCGCGCGGGCTGGCCGAGCAGGTCGCGCCGCTGCCGGCGCAGCAGGACGGCGCGGCGGCGGCGCCCGGCTGGGACGCTGCCGCACTGTCGGCGCTGCCGTGGATCGGGCCCGACGAGGCGCTGCCCGAGCATCCCTCGGTGCGCTGGCGCCGCAAGCACCTGCCGCGCGTGGTGCCGCAGTACGGTGTCAACAGCATCGGCAGCCTGGCCGAAGCGGTGGCGGCCGGCCTGGGCGCGGGCGTGATCTCGCTGGCCATCGCCGCGCGCAGCCCGCACCTGGTGGCGCTGACGCCGGCGCTGGAGCCCTGCGAGACCGACCTGTGGCTGCTGACCCATCCCGAGTCGCGCCACCTGCGCCGCATCGCCGCGGTGGTGACGCATCTGGCCGCGCGCATTGCCGTGCCCGAATAG
- a CDS encoding aspartate/glutamate racemase family protein — protein sequence MQLLIINPNTSQSVTDLIEAEARRSLSQGTRITMATAPFGVAYIETRFEALVGGYATACAAAEHAGRFDGLVVAAFGDPGLAGLKELFDVPVVGMTEAALASACLLGQRFSIIAISHRIEAWYRECVAANGLTSRLASVRSLQEPLRDIGSVQQDHAARLEQLSLQAVREDGADVIIVAGAPLAGLARELKERIPVPVVDGVSSAVRHCESLVALAPRGAREGSFARPPRKPNVGLPPALARLLD from the coding sequence ATGCAACTCCTCATCATCAACCCCAACACCTCCCAATCCGTCACCGACCTGATCGAAGCCGAAGCCAGGCGCAGCCTCTCCCAAGGCACCCGGATCACGATGGCCACCGCCCCCTTCGGCGTCGCCTACATCGAAACCCGCTTCGAAGCCCTGGTCGGCGGCTACGCCACCGCCTGCGCCGCCGCCGAGCATGCGGGCCGCTTCGACGGCCTGGTGGTGGCGGCCTTCGGCGATCCCGGCCTGGCCGGGCTCAAGGAGCTGTTCGACGTGCCGGTGGTCGGCATGACCGAAGCGGCGCTGGCCAGCGCCTGCCTGCTCGGCCAGCGCTTCTCCATCATCGCCATCTCGCACCGCATCGAAGCCTGGTACCGCGAATGCGTGGCGGCCAACGGCCTGACGTCGCGCCTGGCGAGTGTGCGTTCGCTGCAGGAGCCGCTGCGCGACATCGGCAGCGTGCAGCAGGACCACGCCGCACGGCTGGAACAGTTGAGCCTGCAGGCGGTGCGCGAGGATGGCGCCGATGTGATCATCGTCGCCGGCGCACCGCTGGCGGGTCTGGCGCGCGAGCTGAAGGAGCGCATCCCGGTGCCGGTGGTGGACGGCGTGTCGAGCGCGGTGCGGCATTGCGAATCGCTGGTCGCGCTGGCGCCGCGCGGTGCGCGCGAGGGCAGTTTCGCGCGGCCGCCGCGCAAGCCGAACGTGGGCCTGCCGCCGGCGCTGGCGCGCCTGCTGGACTGA